The sequence CCGAAGCCCGAAGCTCCTCGGCCACCTCCTCCATTATTTCAGCACGGCGGGGCCACGCCTCTGGGTCGATCGAACGTATTTGGGCGCCCACCATCCGGTCTATAAGAAGGTTGCCGGGATACTCCGTAGGCGGCTCGCCCCTGAGCACTAAAACGCTTTCCAACCCCAGGCGGCAGGCGACCACCGCCGTGGTCCTGGCGTGGTTTGATTGCAGAGCCCCGCAGGTCACCAGCGTGTCACACTTCTCGGCCAGGGCCTCGGCTACGAGGAACTCGAGCTTGCGTACCTTGTTGCCGCTGGTGAGAAAGCCGGTAAGGTCGTCGCGCTTGACGAAGAGCTCCACCCCCAGGCGTTCGCTGAGACGAGGGAGCCGCTCAATGGGGGTGGGGAGGTGAGCCAGACTCAAGCGGGGCGGGAGCCCGTCGCCCGTCACGAGGCATCCCCGTCGCTCCGGGTAGGGTCGTCCGCGGTAGCGGGGGCCACGGCCTCGGGGCTTTCTGCCAAGAGGTCGGCGAGCGTGGTGGAGGCGATGGCCTCATCGTAGGCCCGGTCCATCTGAAGGAAAAGCTCCTGGACTTTCCCGTCGGTATAGGGGATGAGGGAGTGCTCCGCGTGCTGTTTGCTCCGGCGGACCGTATCGACGACCTCAGAGACCTGAATGGTTTCGATGGAGCGGCTGAGGAAATAGCCTTCTGCGTCGGAGTGGGAGCGCATGAGGATGTTGGCCTCTACAAGCATCTCGAAGACCCCCTCGACCAACCCCCTCTCTAGCCCCATATCCTTTGCGACAACGTCAGGGGTAAGTGGGGTCTTTCCCGCCTCAAAGGCCTCGGCCGCTTTGAGGACCGACCGGATGGCCAACTGCTCCATGAGTGGATAGGGCACCAGGAGGCGGCTTAATGGGCTCGAAAGCCACTCGTAGTGGTGGATGGCGTAGGCTAGCTCGGCGCCATAGAGAATGATGAACCAGGATACATAGATCCAAAGGAGGAAGATTGGGAAGGCCACCAATGAGCCGTATATTTTGCTGGCGGCGAAGAGCTTGAGGACATAGAAATCGAAGCCGATCTTGCCCAGCTCCCACAGCGAGCCGCCGATGACCGCCCCCAGGGCGGCGGGTACTAGGGGTACCCGCACCCCGGTCAGAAACCGGTAGATGAGGAAGAAAGCGAGCCAGGAGAAGACGAGGGGTGTCATGAAGTAGATGGCCTTGCCCACGAAGGCGTAGCTCATGAGGGTGCGGAAGAGATCGGTGTGGGTGAACTTGGCGGTGATGCTGATGGAGACCCCAATGAGGAGGGGCCCCAACAGGATCATGGCGATATAGTAAGAGAGGCGCTGGCCGAAGCGGCGGGTGTGCCGCACGTTCCAGATGTGACCCAGGACGTTTTCGACGGTGTTGAGTAGCGCAAAAGCCGCCCCGATGAGGGCGACCACTCCCACCGCCCCGACCGTCTTGGCCGAGGTCTTGTGGATGAACTCGGTGAGGTAGGTCGAGATGGCCTGGCTCGAGGAGGCGATGAGGTGGCTGAAGATGAAGGCCTGAACCCGGGCCTCGACCTCTTTTAGGGCTCCGAAGGCCTGGAATAGCGCGAAAGAGACGATGAGAATTGGCACGAGGGTCAGGATGGTGGTGAACGCCAAGGCGGAAGCCTTGTGGGCGCAGCCGTCGCGGACGAACTCCCGAAGGGCCAACCACAGGACACGGAAGGGATAGACAACGGTGTTCCACGAAAGGCCTCGAAGACTTTGTCGCAAGCGGACGAGCGTGTTGCCTAAAGCCCCCCGTTTCAGGCGGGTCGCCGCCGATGCGGGCGAGGCTTCAGAGGCATCAGGTTTTTCGGGCTCCACGATGTTCACTCCCGGTGGCTTTTGGTGCCTGGGGTTGGTGGGGCTCACCCTAAAAGAAGCCGGGGGGGTTGTCAAGCCGGAATGAGGCGCCGCCGGTTGACAGGCCCGCAGAAGCGGGTACAATGGGGTTCTCTGGAGGACAGAGGAGATCACGATGGAGGAGCCGGTCATCCTGACCGAGGTTGAAGGCGACCTCGGCTTCCTTATCCTCAACCGCCCGGCGATGCGAAACGCTCTCAACCTCGAAGCCTACGGTGCCATCCCCGCTGCCGTCGCCTCCCTCGAGGAGGCCGGTGTCAAGACCATCGTCGTTAGGGGAGCGGGAGAGAGGGCCTTCGGAGCGGGTAGCGATATCTCCGAATTTCCCACCCTTCGCTTCGGCCGCGAGGCGGCGCTCCATTACAACCGGGTGGAGGAGGACGCCTTGGTTGCACTCGCCGACTGTCCCCTGCCAACGGTCGCGATGATTTACGGCTACTGTGTGGGAGGGGGAATTGAGGTGGCGGTGGTCTGTGACCTCAGGGTCGCCGGCCAGGGCGCCAGGTTCGGCGCCACCCCGGCCAAGCTGGGGATCGCCTTCAGCCGCCAGAACGTCGAGAGGCTCTGCCACATTATCGGGCCCTCCCACGCCAAGGATCTGCTGTTGACTGCCGAACTCATCAGCGCCGAGCGCGCCCACCAAATCGGGCTCGTCAACCGGGTGGTTGCCGACGAGGCCCTCGAGGCCGAAACCCTAGCCTTGGCCCGCACCATCGCCCAGAACGCTCCGCTGTCGGTCCGTGAGATGAAGCTCTATGTCAACGATTGGGCCGCAGTCGACGACATCCACGATGGAGAGGGGGGCGGCATCTCCCTTGCGTGTTACGAGAGCGACGATTACCGGGAGGGGGTGGAGGCCTTCTTGGAAAAACGAAAACCGGATTTTCGCGGGAGGTAGGCAGGTGACCACCTTCCTCTCCGCCTTTAAGCTCACCCCTAACCCTTGACCAGCAAGCCTGCTGAAATGACGGCGAAATTCACCCAATGCGATGGGGCCGCTCCCGCGGGAGACAGAAGCCGGTTGGCGCGACCGGGGGCGGGTCGGCTTCCTCTGCGCCCTGCTCCTTAGGAAAAAGAGCGCCGTCGGACTTGCCCTGCCTTAGAGTGAAGGGTTGATACATACCATGTTGAAAACCTACCGGAAGATTGACGAAACCCTTTGGCGCATCGCCGGCCGGCTTCAGCTCCTCAAAGGCGTCAGCCCGACCCAGGCGAGTATCGACAAGTTCCGGGACAGCTTCTTCCGCTCCCGGAAGGAGGGGAGTCGTCCGCCGCTGCGCCTGGCATACTATCCGCCCCGGTCCGATCTAGCTGCCTTGAAGGCGGCGCTGGAGCAAGCCTCGGTGCCGGAGGGGCCTCTGGAACCCCTATACGAGGCCAAGCGCCTGGAGCTCCTGGCCAAAGCGAAGCTGCTTGCCGCCGTCGGAACCTCGGACCTGACAGCTCAATCTCATGCGGTCTACGGTCGTCCGAGCCCTGAGGATGTCCGGCGGGCTGACCTATACTTGGAGGAGCACCCTCCCAATAAATGGCCGCCACGGGAGGTGACCGCCTCGGCCCTCGGGGAGCGGTTCGCTCAGGCTTTGGCCTCTCGCGGTCTTCACGACTGGGGGGTTGTGCTCAGGACCGAAGGCGTGGTGGGCGTATGCATCAACTACCGCCAGCGGGCCATCGAGGTTCACGCCGAGCGCTTTTTCAACGAACAGGACGTGGCCCGGCTCATCATCCACGAGATCGACACCCATATCCTTAGGCGGTCTCGGGCAGAAGCCACCGACCTTAGACTATTCGCTATGGGGACGGCGGGATACCTCTCCACAGAAGAGGGGTTGGCGGTCTATCAGGAGGCCCAGCATGGGGTCCTGGAGGTCAACCGACTCAGGGTGTACGCCGGCCAACTGCTGGCCGTCGAAACCGCCCTCATAAGTGGCTTCGGGGCCGTGTTCGAGAGCCTCGTAGCCCGGGGCTTCGACGAAGAAGAGGCCTTTCACATTACCCTTCGGGTCAAGCGGGGACTCTCCAATGTCGAGGAACCTGGGGCCTTTACCAAGGACCATTGCTACTTCACCGGATATTGCGCAATTGAGGCTTTCGTCGAGGCGGGCGGCAGGGTCGAGGAGCTGTTCCTCCTCGGAAAGGTCGGCCTCGAAGATCTCCCACTCCTTCGCCGGGTTGGCCTTGTCTCGGCAATGAGGGTCCGCGCCACCGTTTAGGGTGGAGCGCCCGATGGATAAGCAAACCCTTATTGAACGTTACAATGACCTGCTGGAGAGCGATGTGGCTCTCCGTCGGGCTACGTACGAGCATCTGGACCGCGAGATGGTTAGGGCCGATGTGCGTTTTGGAGAGGAGATTATTCCCACCTTCTTGAGGCCCTATTTCATTACCGTCGCCGAGGACCGGCTCATCGAGGCCGCTGTCGAAATCATCATGCGGTGTGCCCGTAAGCTTCTCCACCTCTTCGACGACGACCCCCAAGTGGCTGAATACCTTGAGCTCTCCGGCGGGGAGCGAGAGCTCTTCGCCATCCCCCACGGCTACGACCAAACGGTCGTGATATGCCGCCTGGACGGGTTTCTCTCCGGCGAGGGCCTTCAATTTTTGGAGCTTAACGCCGACACCCCTGCGGGCATGGGATACGGAGACATAATGGCGGAGATTTTTCTCTCCATGCCTGTGTTCGAAAAGTTGGGCCCAGCCTACGGATATCATTTCATCGGGACCCGCAAGCGCCTGCTCCAGGCGCTTTTAGCCTGTTACCGGGTATTCGGGGGCCGTGAAACGCCTACAATAGCCATGATCGGCTGGGACGGCCTTAGGACCCGGCCGGAGTTTCGCCTCATCAAGCAGACCTTCGAGGCCGAGGGCTACCCCACGGTCATATGCGACCCAAGGGCGCTCGAATTCATCAAGGGTCACCTCACCTTCGAGGGCGAGCGCATACACCTTATATACCGAAAAGTCATCACCGGCCAGTTTCTTAACAAGATCGACGAGCTACAGGACGTCCTGAAAGCCTACCGCGAAGGTTCGGTCTGCATGGTCAACCCGTTCGCTTCCAAGCTATTGAGCTACAAGGCTCTCCTCTATTTCGTGACCGACCCGCGCTTTATGGGTCATTTCACCGATGCTGAACAGGAAGCCCTCATCCGCTTCATCCCCTGGACTCGCCGCATCGACGACGGTCGGGTCTGGTATGCGGGCGGCCAGGAGGACCTCTTGGAGTTGATTCGGAAGGGGAAGGACCGGTTCGTCATCAAACCCTCGGACGCCTTCGGGGGAAAGGGGGTATGCATCGGCCGAGAGACGGATCAGTCCCGGTGGGATGATGTCATCGAGGAAGGCCTCAGGGGGCGGTGGGTCGTCCAGGAAGCCATAGAGATTCCGGAGGAGCACTTCCCGCACTCCACCCCCGAAGTTGGCTTAGGCCGGAGGAAGGTCAACCTCAACCCCTTTGCCATGGGCTCTCGCTATGCCGGCAGCGTCGTCCGAATCTCTGAAGAATCCATCATCAATGTCTCGATGGGGGGCGGCATCTTGCCGGTCATACGCGTCGCCGATAAAAATTAAGAGCAACATTGCCAGCTGTCTGGCCGCTTTGTAAGGGCACATCCCACTTAATATACTGCTAATCCATTGAAAACGAAAGGCATATTGGCCTGACATAATCGATACCACCCAAAACGTGTTGAGCTTTTCAGTGCCCTGTTGTATTGTTTTCATCAGCTCATATTTCCTAATTAAGCTCTCAGCACAGCAGAAAGCCGTAGAGCTTTTCGGTAGAAGCAAGGATCAACAATAGACGCCGTTATGCAGATGCGCCTCTGAAAATGGGGCGGCCCTTTTCATAGAGAATTTGTTTTTAATCACACTTAGGCAAACATGAAGGAGGTTGAAATGAAGAGAACATTCATTGCAATACTAATCTTGGGCGTTGCCTTCATCGGGCTGGGTGTAACAAGCACGATACATGCGGCGAGCAAGGGTGAAATCGACCGAAGTGTAGAGGTTGCGCTGGAAGACCTTTATGGCAGTGCGCCTGGAGCGAGGGAACTTGGAAAAAATGCGAAAGGGATCCTTGTTTTTCCAAAAGTCGTTAAAGCTGGTTTTATCCTCGGCGGCCAATATGGTGAGGGGGCGCTCATTAAGAACGGAACGACGGCAGGCTATTACAGAACAGTGGCAGCTTCATATGGTTTTCAAATTGGAGCGCAGTCGTTCGGCTATGCTTTGTTTTTCATGACCGATGAGGACCTCGGGTGGCTCGAGCGGTCCAGTGGTTGGGAGATTGGGGCCGGGCCTACGGTTGTTGTTGCCGACACCGGTCTGGCGAGATCACTCTCATCGACTACGGCAAAGAAGGGTGTCTACGCGTTTTTCTTCAGCCAACGTGGACTTATGGCAGGCATTCAACTTGAAGGCACAAAAATTACAAAGATCGATCGGCACTAGAGGCTGATTAAACTGCAA comes from Nitrospinota bacterium and encodes:
- a CDS encoding YihY family inner membrane protein, translated to MEPEKPDASEASPASAATRLKRGALGNTLVRLRQSLRGLSWNTVVYPFRVLWLALREFVRDGCAHKASALAFTTILTLVPILIVSFALFQAFGALKEVEARVQAFIFSHLIASSSQAISTYLTEFIHKTSAKTVGAVGVVALIGAAFALLNTVENVLGHIWNVRHTRRFGQRLSYYIAMILLGPLLIGVSISITAKFTHTDLFRTLMSYAFVGKAIYFMTPLVFSWLAFFLIYRFLTGVRVPLVPAALGAVIGGSLWELGKIGFDFYVLKLFAASKIYGSLVAFPIFLLWIYVSWFIILYGAELAYAIHHYEWLSSPLSRLLVPYPLMEQLAIRSVLKAAEAFEAGKTPLTPDVVAKDMGLERGLVEGVFEMLVEANILMRSHSDAEGYFLSRSIETIQVSEVVDTVRRSKQHAEHSLIPYTDGKVQELFLQMDRAYDEAIASTTLADLLAESPEAVAPATADDPTRSDGDAS
- a CDS encoding DUF1704 domain-containing protein, with amino-acid sequence MLKTYRKIDETLWRIAGRLQLLKGVSPTQASIDKFRDSFFRSRKEGSRPPLRLAYYPPRSDLAALKAALEQASVPEGPLEPLYEAKRLELLAKAKLLAAVGTSDLTAQSHAVYGRPSPEDVRRADLYLEEHPPNKWPPREVTASALGERFAQALASRGLHDWGVVLRTEGVVGVCINYRQRAIEVHAERFFNEQDVARLIIHEIDTHILRRSRAEATDLRLFAMGTAGYLSTEEGLAVYQEAQHGVLEVNRLRVYAGQLLAVETALISGFGAVFESLVARGFDEEEAFHITLRVKRGLSNVEEPGAFTKDHCYFTGYCAIEAFVEAGGRVEELFLLGKVGLEDLPLLRRVGLVSAMRVRATV
- a CDS encoding pyridoxal-phosphate dependent enzyme, with amino-acid sequence MTGDGLPPRLSLAHLPTPIERLPRLSERLGVELFVKRDDLTGFLTSGNKVRKLEFLVAEALAEKCDTLVTCGALQSNHARTTAVVACRLGLESVLVLRGEPPTEYPGNLLIDRMVGAQIRSIDPEAWPRRAEIMEEVAEELRAS
- a CDS encoding twin-arginine translocation pathway signal protein, which encodes MKRTFIAILILGVAFIGLGVTSTIHAASKGEIDRSVEVALEDLYGSAPGARELGKNAKGILVFPKVVKAGFILGGQYGEGALIKNGTTAGYYRTVAASYGFQIGAQSFGYALFFMTDEDLGWLERSSGWEIGAGPTVVVADTGLARSLSSTTAKKGVYAFFFSQRGLMAGIQLEGTKITKIDRH
- a CDS encoding enoyl-CoA hydratase/isomerase family protein yields the protein MEEPVILTEVEGDLGFLILNRPAMRNALNLEAYGAIPAAVASLEEAGVKTIVVRGAGERAFGAGSDISEFPTLRFGREAALHYNRVEEDALVALADCPLPTVAMIYGYCVGGGIEVAVVCDLRVAGQGARFGATPAKLGIAFSRQNVERLCHIIGPSHAKDLLLTAELISAERAHQIGLVNRVVADEALEAETLALARTIAQNAPLSVREMKLYVNDWAAVDDIHDGEGGGISLACYESDDYREGVEAFLEKRKPDFRGR